The Blastopirellula marina nucleotide sequence CGAGAGCGTGCTGGACATGGTCCGCGAGATCGCCGAGCAAACCAATATGCTGGCTCTCAATGCGACGATCGAAGCCGCCCGAGCTGGCGAAGCCGGCAAAGGCTTCGCCGTCGTCGCCACGGAAGTGAAGCAGCTCGCCAAGGCGTCGTCCGAATCGACCGACCAGATCAGCGGTCGAATCTCACGCATTCGCCAAGATACCCGCCAGGTGTCCTCTAACCTCAGCCAAACAGCCGAAGTGATCGGCCAAGTTTGTGCGATGAGTGATGAAATGAATCGTTTCATTCAAGCATCGTCCGCCGACCAGCGAAGTTCCGCAGAACAGGTCCGCCAGATCGGCAGCGAAATCGAAGCCATGGTCGAGGAAATGCTCGGCGGCATGAAAACGATCCGCGAAGCCAGCGATACGATCGGTCAACGCGTGCGAAGTTCCTACCAGGAATTCACCACCGTGCTGGACCAAGCCGGACTGGCGTAACTCAAGCATCCTAGCCATTCAACGGAAAGCGAGCTCCACCGGGGCTCGCTTTTTTATTGTCCCCCTCGCCAGGCAAATAGAACATCATGCCCGTCGCTGGCCTGCCGTGCATTTACAGTTGTCTTGACGTTTGTTGTAGCAACGCCTATCCTGGGGGTATGGCTCCTACTCCGCAAAAGCCTCGAACGCACACAAACTCCAGGAAGTTCGACTCCCTGGAGCAAGAAGTCTTTTTGAACCTATGGCGTACCTACGATCGCCTGAAAGCGTTTGAGGAACAGGTCTTCGGCAACGCCGGCCTTTCCGCCCAACAATACAATACGCTGCGTCTGCTGAAATCCGTCTACCCCGACTCGATGCCGACCCTGGTGCTTGGCTCACGATTAATTTCTCGTGCTCCGGACATGACTCGGCTGTTAGATAAACTCGAACAACGCGGTTTACTGTCACGAGAGAGACGTCCCGAGAATCGACGCGTGGTCGAGGTAACCGTTACCCCCCCAGGCTTGGCCCTGCTGGAAGAGCTTTCTTCAGAAGTTCGCGAGTGCCACCGCAAGCAACTGGGGCACCTTTCTCCCGACGCACTTCGTCAGTTGGCCTCGCTACTCAAAGAAGCCCGCGAGCCTCACGAAGATGAAACCAACCTGTCACTGGTCGATGAATAAGCCCGACCATCAGCGAGCAAGTACTTTTGAGCATGATCGATATTCAGAACAAGCCACAAGTCGTCGTCATCGGGGGTGGTCCTGCAGGAGCCACGGTTGCTACCCTGCTCGCCCAGCAAGGGGTTCGCGTTGAACTGTTCGAGCGCGAGAAGTTCCCGCGCTTCCATATCGGCGAATCCCTGATCCCGGAAACCTACTGGGTTCTAAAACGCTTGAATATGCTGCCCAAGTTAAAAGACAGCCAGTTCATCAAGAAGTACAGCGTTCAGTTCGTCAGCGACTCTGGCAAGCAGTCGGCCCCGTTCTACTTCCACGACAACAAAGATCACGACTGCTCGCAGACATGGCAAGTTCGTCGTAGCGAATTCGACGAAATGATGCTCCGCAACGCCGAAGAGCATGGCGTGAAGACCCATGAAGGGGTCCGCGTGCTGGACGTCCTCTTCGATGGCGACCGGGCAACCGGCATCCAGATCATGGATGAGAATGGCGAAAAGCAAGAGGTCTACGCCGATGTCGTGGTCGATGCGAGCGGCCAAAGCTCGCTGTTGCTCAACAAGCTGAAACTGAAGGTCCCAGACCCGTCGCTGAACAAGGGATCGATCTGGACCTACTACCAAGGTGCCAAACGCGATGCCGGCCGGGACGAAGGGGCCACCACCGTTCTGCAGGTCGAAAACAAGAAGGGGTGGTTCTGGTACATCCCCCTGCACGACGACATCGTCAGCATCGGCGTCGTGGGGGACTTTGACTATCTATTCAAAGGGCGAGGTTCGCACGAAGAGGTCTTCGCCGAAGAGCTCGAGCGCTGCCCTGCCGCCAAGATGCGTATCGAAGGGGCCCAGCAGGTCACCAAAATCTTCGCCACCAAAGACTTCACCTACAAATCGAAGCAGGCCTCCGGCGATGGCTGGGTGCTGATCGGCGATGCCCTTGGCTTCCTCGATCCACTCTACTCTTCCGGCGTCCTTCTAGCACTCAAGTCAGGCGAACTCGCCGCCGATGCGATCGTCGAGGGGCTAAAGAAGGGGGACACCAGCCGCCAACAGCTAGGGCACTGGGAACCGGCCTACCTGGTGGGCATGGAACGCATGCGTAAGCTGGTTTGCGAATACTACGACGGCTTCAACTTTGGCCGCTTCGTCCGCCGCTTCCCCGACCACCGCGGCGACATCACTGACCTGCTGATCGGCGACCTGTTCAAAGACAGCCTCGACAAGGTCTTCGAGTCGATCGCCACGATGAAAACCGAATCGGAAGCGATGGCGGAATAGCTTCTTCCTTTCTCGAACAAGAAGGAAGCGTTCTAACATGCAACTGGCCTGGACGCCGGTGGCGAATGTCACCGCGGCCGAGGCAGTCTCGGTACTCCAGGCACTCGGACTTGAGTATGGAGCACCGCTGGTGCTCAAGAGCGACAACGGCTCGGCCTTCAAGAGCGGCGACTTCGGTGCCTGGCTAACGGAGCATCAGGTCGTACCGCTGCTGTCACCGGTTCGCGTGCCTCGTTACAACGGGGCCTGCGAGGCCGGAATCGGGGCGGCGAAACGCCGCACCGAATACCTGGCCGCCCGCCAGGGGCATTACCTGGACTGGACGACCGATGATCTTCATGCGGCCCAGCGTTGGGCCAACGAAGCGAGCTACCCCGGCGGCTTCGCCGCCGGAACACCCGCCAGCCGCTTCGCGGCTCGCGTTCCCATCAACGACATCGAGCGTGACACGTTCCGTACCGCTGGTCTACAATACGAACGAGAACTGAACCATGAAGCATGCACCCGCGGGGATGCACTGACCGATATGTTGTTAGCGATACATCATCGTCGAGCTGTCCGCCATGTTCTTGTGGAACATGGCTACCTCGACATTACCCGGAGGTCCGTTCCTCAACCACTTCCTGCTAAAAAATGCGCAAAGATTAAGTGAGGGGCACAATCCTCCAGGGCATTCACCGCCACCGTCTCCTCCTATCTACGACCCGGATGACTTAGATGAAATCGCTGGAGGGTAGGAAGCACTTTGTATCGGAGACGCGAGAAGAGCATTTTGCACCGTATTTATCGAAGTTGAAGGAATTGTACTGTGAAATACATGTTTAAGTGTTTGATACTTTTTCAGATAGTTGCCATCTTGGAGTTAGCAAGTAACGCAACTGCGGGCGAAACGTTGATTGGTTTACCCATGAACCAGTTAAGCGGGCCTAACAAGATTGAAGCCGTTGTTGACTCTCTCGTAATGTCTAAGAAAGAGACGGAGTACTTTATCGAATCATTTACGCTTTCGTCGGAATTTAAAAACAAACGATGGATTGGCGCTGCTTTTTTGAAAAGCTATGAAACTAATTCTGATGTTGAGTTGATTGGACTTCTTATCTACGAAAATGGAAACGGCTCCAAGAACCCTCCTGCGCGACTCTTGTTGAGTCAAGATCATTTGTTAGTGAAAGCACCCGGGAAGGCTACCAAAGAACTGCAACTTGGGAGCATGATTTTCGCTAATACGAAAGGTGAGACGCGTGTTATCGAAACAGACCTGCGATTAAAGTGCAACCGTGAAGAGCTTAGAGAAGCCTCAAAAAACTTCTTCGATCGCCTAGTCCGAGAATTGTCCTCTGAGAAGAGCGATAAGACGTCAGACTAGAAGCTGTTTCAAAACCTACGTAAACAAATGAGGCCGCACCGCCCTGTATAGAAACGATGCCAACAGAAATCAGCGGCAATTTCTGAGCAAAATTCCGACCAATCACGATTCTGAATGCCAACTGAAACTGACGATTTCAGCCAATAAGATTGAGGTAAAGAACCAGAATCAAGCCAAATCCACGGTCGGCGCGCATCACCATCGTAGAAGTAGATGCAAATAGATTACCCGAACCCAATTCAAGCAACGCGAGTGTAAGACTTCAGGATCCCACCCAGCCGCGTCTTGCACCGGATATCAGCCATGCTGAGGGTGGTTACTTCATCGTCCACATCTTCATTATCTGGCTCGCCACGACTCGCTAGTAGTAGGTCGCCAATTCCTTGATGGGGTCGTTCCTCGTGATAGTGGTCGATATATTCATGGACTATGTAGTCGAAGTGCGATTGGCCAAACACTATAAAGTGGTCCAACACTTCTTGCTTCAGCGACTGAATCCATCGTTCGATAAATGCGTTCAGGTTGGGTGCCCGAGGACCAACAGGCTTCACGTCGATACCACGACTGGTGAACACCGAATTGAATCGCTCGGAGAACGCTTTGTCTAAGTCTCGCATGAGGATCGTGCAGGCCAGACCCTCTGTTTTCACATGTTCCAGAAAGTCTCTGGCTTTCTGTTCGATCCACTTGCCGCCGGTCGAGAAAGTGGAAGGCGTAGCAAACACCTTTCGAGTAGCCACATTGATAAATGCCAAGGCGAATACCTGGCGTGGTCCAGTTGACGTCCAGGAGAAGAAAAGGTGTCAGGACTCTTTGTTCTCTCCACCGCTTGTGTTATCATGCTTCCATGGGAAGGCCAAAACGAGCGGACGAGGCTGGGAGCGTTTATCATGCGTTGAATCGAGGCAACGCACGAGCGACTATTTTCGATAAGCCGGAGGACTTCGATGCCTTCGAGCGTATCTTAGCCGAGGGGCTTTCGCGGTATCCATGCCAGTTGCTGGCCTACCAGTTGATGCCCAACCACTGGCACTTGGTGATCCGCCCCACGGCGGACGGCGGTATGAGCAATTTTTTGCGGTGGGTCACGCTGACCCACACTATGCGGCGGCACGCCCACTACCACACCTCTGGCCAGGGGCATCTCTACCAAGGCCGGTTTAAAAGCTTTCCCGTGCAGGATGACGGGCACTTCCTGGTTGTCTGCCGATATGTCGAACGCAATGCCTTGCAGGCTGGCTTGGTGGCCGTGGCCGAGGACTGGAAATGGGGCTCGCTTGCCCACTGGTTGGATCATCACGGCAAGCGGTCCAAATTTCTCTCGCCGTGGCCGGTAGCCAGACCACCTCGCTGGAAAGATCGCGTCAATCAGGCCCTGACCGAAAAGGAAGTGAACGCGATCCAACACGCCATCCGCCGAGGCTCCCCGCTGGGCGACCCCAAATGGACCCAATCGACCGCCTGCCGTCTCAATCTAGACTCGACCCTACGCCCCAGAGGCCGACCAAAGAAAACAGCTAGCGGCCAAAAAGAGTCCTGACACCTTTTCTTCCCTGACACCTTTTCTTCCCCCAAACCGTCAAAAGGCAACATTTGGAACTGAGCTAATGAACTGCTTTTCACGACATATAAAGGGCCATGCACCTATATGGCTATCCTTGGTTGTAGCGACATTTTCGCTTACCAGTTGCAGAGGAACGAATGAGATGGGAATTGAAGAAAAGAAGGCCTTGCAGATTGCAATACAAACAATTCAAGATTATGGATATGCCCCTGAATTAATGACAAGCTCTGTCCGCAAGGATAATGGACGCTGGGTCGTGCATTTTTCGCTTGCGGACAAGACTAGAATGGGTGGTGATGCAACAGTATACATAGACAGCAGTTCATGGGAGGTAGTGGAGGTACAGGGAAGCCAATAATGTTGGCTTAAAAGGAAACAGGAATTGTCCTCGCACACTTGCTTCTGGCAGCTAACAGGACATCTAGGACACGATTGGGTGAGTGGAACACCATCTGCCCCCTTCAACCGCGTCCATTCGGTAAATTAGTTTTTGGATTGCAGGTCAATCCTTGAAGACTATCACTTAAAGACTGGTTTCATGCTTGGGGGCAAGTCATCAAACTCATGCGTTCGGCGGCTGAAGACGGCCTGCTCGAACGTGAGAGGGATATGAGACACCAGTCGCCCTGCCAGGAGGAACTCGCAGCACGTTCCGTG carries:
- a CDS encoding transposase, with protein sequence MGRPKRADEAGSVYHALNRGNARATIFDKPEDFDAFERILAEGLSRYPCQLLAYQLMPNHWHLVIRPTADGGMSNFLRWVTLTHTMRRHAHYHTSGQGHLYQGRFKSFPVQDDGHFLVVCRYVERNALQAGLVAVAEDWKWGSLAHWLDHHGKRSKFLSPWPVARPPRWKDRVNQALTEKEVNAIQHAIRRGSPLGDPKWTQSTACRLNLDSTLRPRGRPKKTASGQKES
- a CDS encoding methyl-accepting chemotaxis protein → MQEAASLAGQGVATANSSGTTMNQLSESSHEIESVLDMVREIAEQTNMLALNATIEAARAGEAGKGFAVVATEVKQLAKASSESTDQISGRISRIRQDTRQVSSNLSQTAEVIGQVCAMSDEMNRFIQASSADQRSSAEQVRQIGSEIEAMVEEMLGGMKTIREASDTIGQRVRSSYQEFTTVLDQAGLA
- a CDS encoding DDE-type integrase/transposase/recombinase, yielding MQLAWTPVANVTAAEAVSVLQALGLEYGAPLVLKSDNGSAFKSGDFGAWLTEHQVVPLLSPVRVPRYNGACEAGIGAAKRRTEYLAARQGHYLDWTTDDLHAAQRWANEASYPGGFAAGTPASRFAARVPINDIERDTFRTAGLQYERELNHEACTRGDALTDMLLAIHHRRAVRHVLVEHGYLDITRRSVPQPLPAKKCAKIK
- a CDS encoding NAD(P)/FAD-dependent oxidoreductase produces the protein MIDIQNKPQVVVIGGGPAGATVATLLAQQGVRVELFEREKFPRFHIGESLIPETYWVLKRLNMLPKLKDSQFIKKYSVQFVSDSGKQSAPFYFHDNKDHDCSQTWQVRRSEFDEMMLRNAEEHGVKTHEGVRVLDVLFDGDRATGIQIMDENGEKQEVYADVVVDASGQSSLLLNKLKLKVPDPSLNKGSIWTYYQGAKRDAGRDEGATTVLQVENKKGWFWYIPLHDDIVSIGVVGDFDYLFKGRGSHEEVFAEELERCPAAKMRIEGAQQVTKIFATKDFTYKSKQASGDGWVLIGDALGFLDPLYSSGVLLALKSGELAADAIVEGLKKGDTSRQQLGHWEPAYLVGMERMRKLVCEYYDGFNFGRFVRRFPDHRGDITDLLIGDLFKDSLDKVFESIATMKTESEAMAE
- a CDS encoding MarR family winged helix-turn-helix transcriptional regulator encodes the protein MNLWRTYDRLKAFEEQVFGNAGLSAQQYNTLRLLKSVYPDSMPTLVLGSRLISRAPDMTRLLDKLEQRGLLSRERRPENRRVVEVTVTPPGLALLEELSSEVRECHRKQLGHLSPDALRQLASLLKEAREPHEDETNLSLVDE
- a CDS encoding integrase core domain-containing protein, giving the protein MATRKVFATPSTFSTGGKWIEQKARDFLEHVKTEGLACTILMRDLDKAFSERFNSVFTSRGIDVKPVGPRAPNLNAFIERWIQSLKQEVLDHFIVFGQSHFDYIVHEYIDHYHEERPHQGIGDLLLASRGEPDNEDVDDEVTTLSMADIRCKTRLGGILKSYTRVA